The proteins below come from a single Aegilops tauschii subsp. strangulata cultivar AL8/78 chromosome 6, Aet v6.0, whole genome shotgun sequence genomic window:
- the LOC109784623 gene encoding uncharacterized protein, which translates to MIQIDVDGPPSPPPPSHPPPMPPLSPTHPDPSPPPAGFAAPLSAPHTTRHPLLFLLDPYAAAILSPSLTSPPDANCDGHACATCATDGRACCWRTWRSPRSPSPPTPRNRSSPRTRPRARERTRMAGAEATVGRSDFADGNGAGSGTPERSILVDRDDYILAGPSTPSYGSERSILDRDDGDDYILDRDDYIRQMLRRGALTRPYRGITNAFARVLPLAVAKILRALALQETPGLLILGKQSAPSR; encoded by the exons ATGATCCAGATCGACGTCGACGGCCCCCCATCGCCGCCCCCTCCTTCCCACCCACCGCCGATGCCGCCTCTCTCTCCCACCCACCCCGATCCATCTCCTCCCCCGGCGGGATTCGCCGCTCCACTCTCTGCCCCGCACACCACTCGTCATCCCCTCCTCTTTCTCCTAGATCCATACGCCGCCGCCATCCTCTCCCCTTCCCTCACCTCGCCCCCCGATGCCAACTGCGACGGTCATGCGTGTGCTACATGTGCAACTGACGGTCGTGCGTGCTGCTGGCGGACATGGAGGAGTCCGCGCAGCCCAAGCCCGCCAACCCCTCGGAACCGGAGCTCTCCTCGGACCCGCCCAAGGGCGCGGGAACGAACGCGGATGGCTGGCGCCGAGGCCACCGTCGGGAGATCTGACTTCGCCGACGGGAATGGGGCCGGATCCGGCACGCCCGAGCGCTCCATCCTCGTCGACAGGGATGACTACATCCTGGCAGGTCCGAGCACTCCATCTTATGGGTCCGAGCGCTCCATCCTCGACAGGGACGACGGGGACGACTACATCCTCGACAGGGATGACTACATCCGCCAGATGTTGCGCCGGGGCGCCCTCACGCGGCCCTACCGCGGGATCACCAACGCCTTCGCCCGCGTCCTCCCGCTCGCCGTCGCCAAGATCCTCCGCGCCCTCGCGCTCCAGGAGACCCCCGGCCTCCTCATCCTCGGCAAGCAG AGTGCTCCCTCCAGGTGA